The sequence below is a genomic window from Mycobacterium heidelbergense.
GCGACTGCGGTCGGCTCGGGCCGACGGACCACTGCCGGAACGGCCGCCCGGGGTGCGGCCTGGCCGGCCAGGGCGTGGATGACGGGGGAGGCCGCGGTGACCTGCCGGGGGACGGTACGGATAGCCGCCCTGCGCATCATTGATTCGGTCTCCCTGCGCTGCTCGGGCAGCACGATGGTGACCACGTCGCCGGAGGCGCCGGCCCGGGCCGTGCGGCCGGATCGATGCAGGTAGGCCTTGTGCTCGACGGGTGGATCGACGTGCACCACCAGTTCGATGTTGTCCACGTGCACGCCGCGAGCGGCGATGTCGGTCGCCACGAGTACCCGGGCGTGACCGGCGGCGAAAGCCGCCAAGTTTCGGTCGCGTGCGGTTTGGGAAAGGTTGCCGTGCAGCTCCACCGACGCAATACCCGATTGTGTGAGCTGGCGGGTCAGCTTTCGCGCCTGATGTTTGGTCCTGAGGAAGAGGATTCGCCGCGAGCTTCCCGCGGCCAACCGGTGCACCAATTCCTTCTTGGCTTGGGGCCCGTCGACATAGAAGAGGTGATGTTTCATCACGGGAGCCGAGGACGTCGTTTCCGCGACCGATCGCGTCACCGGGCGAGTGAGGAATCGCTTTACCAGGGTGTCGACCGCGGCGTCGAGGGTGGCCGAGAACAGCATCCGTTGGCCGGTCGCGGGACTGGCCGCCAGAATACGAGTAACGCTGGGGAGGAAACCCAGATCGGCCAGATGGTCGGCTTCATCGATGACCGTAACCTGGACGGCGCCCAGGTTGATCAGGCCCTGCTTCATCAGATCCTCGAGGCGGCCCGGACAGGCGACGACGATATCGATACCCGACTTCAGCGCGGTAACCTGCTTGCTCTGCGACACCCCGCCAAAGATCGTGGCAACGCGCAGGCCCCGAACTGTTGCAAGCGGCTCAATGGTCGCGGCGATCTGTGTCGCCAATTCGCGGGTGGGCGCCAGCACCAGCCCGGTCGGCCGGCCCGGCCGCCGATCGCCGGGATCGAGGCGACCCACCAGCGGGATCGAGAATGCGAGCGTCTTACCGCTGCCCGTCTTGCCGCGGCCTAACACATCACGGCCGCCAAGCGTATCCGGCAAAGTCTCGACCTGTATTGGAAACGGGCGGTAGACGCCCCGTGCAGCGAGCGCGTCAACCAACGAGGGGCTCACCCCGAGGTGAGCGAAAGTCGTGTCCTCAAGCATATTTCGGTGTCCTTACAGCATCGGTGGTAACGAGATTGCCTATCTGGCAACATCGATCGCCGCAACTCGAGGCTGTGCAGGCGCACCTGGTCATCTTGGACTCGGCGCCCCGCAGGGATCTGAGCAAAGAAAACAACGAATCGATCACGACTTGCTGGCAAGCCATTCGGCGGCCAACGTTCTCAACAGCTTACCGCATTCCCGGAAGGTCGATTCCTGCAGGTACTTTTCGGCGGTGGACGCGTCACGCCGCCGGTTCGGTCGGATGCGAATCGGCCGCCGGCGCAGCGTGATCCGGCCATCCCGGGTAGGGCGGTGGCGTTCCGCCGAACTCCGGACAGCGTTGCCGGTGGGGGCACCACTCGCACAGCCGCGACGGGCTGGGCCGGAAATCGCCTGTGGGCGCGGCGGATTGGATGGCGCGCCAGATCGCCATCAGCGTCTTCTCGAAGCGCAGCAGCTCGTCATGGTCCGGGGAGTAGTCCAGCACCTGGCCGTCGGCCAGGTAGATGATCCGCAGCCGGGTGGGCAGCACACCGCGGGAACGCAGCAGCGCCACCGCGTAGAACTTCATCTGGAACATCGCCTTGAACTCGGCCAGCACGCGCGCGGCCGGCGGCGCCTTGCCGGTCTTGTAGTCGACGACCCGCAGCTCCCCGGTGGCGGCGACGTCGATCCGGTCGATGAAGCCCCGCAGCAGCGTGCCGTCGGCGAGTTCGACCTCCACGCCCTCCTCGCAGCTTTGCGGGTCGAACCTCGTCGGGTCTTCCAGCCGGTAATAGCCGGAGAGCAACGCGCGGGCCTCCTCGAGCAGCTGGGTTCGCCGCTCGGGGTCGATGTCGCCGGCAAGGTCGGGCTCGGCGGCGATCACCCGGTCCCACGCGGACTCCACCAGCGAGCGCGCGGTGTCGGGGTCGCGCAGCGCGGCGGGCAGGCCGTAGAGCTGCTCCAGGGCGGCGTGCACCACCGACCCGCGCAGCTGCGCCGCCGACGGCGCCTCGGGCAGCCGGTCGATCGCCCGGAACCGATACAGCAGCGGGCACTGTTTGAAGTCCGCCGCCCGCGACGGCGACAGCGCCGGCCTGGAAGCCGCCCGCGACGGCGACAGCGCCGGCCTGGAAGCCGCCCGCGACGGCGACAGCGCCGGCCTGGAAGCCGCCCGCGCCCGGTCCTGCGGCTGGTCGGTCATGATCGCAGCTTAGAACCAGGAACCGACAACCCCGAGGACCGCCCGTAGCGAGTCGGCTGGCACGCTAGACGGCGTGTCCGCAACCGGCCCGTTCACCGTCGGCGAACGCGTCCAACTCACCGACGCCAAGGGCCGGCACTACACCATGTCGCTCACACCGGGCGCCGAGTTCCACACCCACCGCGGCTCGATCGCACACGACGCGGTGATCGGGCTCGAGTCGGGCAGCGTCGTCAAGTCCAGCAACGGCGCGCTTTTCCTGGTGCTGCGCCCGCTGCTGGTCGACTACGTGATGTCGATGCCGCGCGGGCCGCAGGTGATCTATCCCAAGGACGCCGCCCAGATCGTGCACGAGGGCGACATTTTTCCGGGGGCGCGGGTGCTGGAGGCCGGGGCCGGATCCGGCGCGCTGACCTGTTCGCTGCTGCGCGCCGTCGGGCCCGGCGGGCGGGTGGTGTCCTACGAGCAGCGCGCCGACCACGCCGAGCATGCCCGCCGCAACGTCGCCAACTTCTTCGACGGACCGCCGGACAACTGGCAGCTGATCGTCGGCGACCTCGCCGACTCCGACCTGCCCGACGGTTCCTTCGACCGGGCGGTGCTCGACATGCTCGCGCCGTGGGAGGTGCTCGACACGGCGGCGCGGCTGCTGGTCGCCGGCGGCGTGCTGATGATCTACGTGGCCACCGTGACCCAACTGTCCCGGGTCGTGGAGGCCCTGCGGGCCCGGCAGTGCTGGACCGAACCGCGGGCGTGGGAGACGCTGCAGCGCGGCTGGAACGTCGTCGGCCTGGCCGTTCGGCCGCAGCATTCGATGCGCGGGCACACCGCGTTCCTGATATTCACCCGCCGGCTCGCCCCCGGCGTCGTTGCCCCGGCACCGCTGGGTCGCAAGCGCGAGGGGCGCGACGGGTAGCTAGCCCGACCAATCGTCGGCGCGGCGCAGACCGCGTCGCACCGACAGCAGCTCGAATTCGGGATGCGCGGCCACCAGGCGTTCGGCCGCGTCGAGGACGTCGACGGTGTGGCCGTGGTCGCCGGACACCATGGCGACGCCGATGCCCGCCCGCCGGAACAGGTCCTGTGAGCCGGTCTCGGCGGCCGACACGCTGAACTTGCGCCGCAACTCGGCGACGACGGGCCGAATCACCGATCGCTTCTGTTTGAGCGATCGCACGTCGCCCAGCAACACGTCGAACTCGAGCCAGCCGATCCACATCGGAGCGGCCCTAGGGAGTCGGGGACGGGGTGGGCGCCGCCGAGTTGCTCAGGGCCAGCAGCATTTCCGCGGTCCGCCGGGACAGCTGCCAGCCGCCTGGAGAGGGCGCGGAGGGCGTGAACTCCATCGGGAACGTGAACGTGCCGTTGTTCGCTCGGGCGGTGTTGACCGTGATCGTCGCCCTCGCGTGGGACGGATTCTTGTCCGACCATGCGATGTTGTTGGCCGCGAAGGTCATCGGCAGGTAGCCGTTGTCCCGCAACGCGTTGATGAACTTGTCCAGGGTGCCCGCGCCGTCGGGCGTCGCGCCCTCGACAAGGTTGACCTTGTTGATGCCCGGAACGTTCGGGTCGGCGAGCCGGTTCAGCACGTCGAGAAGGGCCTCGGGCGCGGGCAGCGGGGCGGTCGGGGGAGCCGCGACGATGACCGGGCTGGACGTGACGGGGACCGGCGACGACGGGGACGACACAACCTTCGGCCCGGTGGGCGAACATCCCGCGAGCCCGAGCGCCGCCATCGCTGTGGCGACGCTCAGGGCTGCGCGGCGGTGTCGGTGCATCCAGTCGGACGGGTTACGCGTTCATGCCTGCGGTCAGACCAACGGGTGCAACGGAAGTCACACCGGCCGCCGGCGCGCCGGCCAAGGCCAAGCCGGCTGAGCCTGTGGCAAGGGCTTTCACGGCCACGGCTGTCCTTTCGATCGGCGCGATTCGTGGCCGAGATTACCAGTGCGACCAAAGTCTTAACTTTTCGTGAGCATTTGACTCCACACATCAACCGGCAATCGCCGGTAGCGTTGGAGTATCCACCGCATCATTTCGGGGCGGGAAAGGAGCGCAACATGGGTGACTCAGAGCGTTCTGAAGCGTTCGGCGACGCCAGTGAAACTGGCATGTCCAGCGGCGATGCCGCCGAATTGGAGCAATTACGCCGTGAGGCGGCGGTGCTCCGCGAGCAACTGGAGCAGGCGGTTGGATCGCATGGCGTCACCCGCTCCGCCCGTGATGTGCATCAACTCGAAGCGCGTATCGACTCCCTGGCGGCCCGCAATTCCAAATTGATGGAAACCCTCAAAGAGGCGCGCCAGCAACTGTTGGCGCTGCGGGAAGAAGTCGACCGCCTCGGTCAGCCGCCCAGCGGCTACGGCGTCCTTTTGTCCGCGCACGACGACGACACGGTCGACGTGTTCACCTCCGGCCGCAAGATGCGCCTGACGTGCTCGCCCAACATCGATGTCGCGTTGCTGCGGAAGGGCCAGACCGTCCGGCTCAACGAGGCTCTGACCGTCGTCGAGGCCGGCACGTACGAATCGGTCGGCGAGATCTCCACGCTGCGCGAGGTGCTGGGCGACGGCCACCGCGCGCTCGTCGTCGGCCACGCCGACGAGGAGCGCATCGTCTGGCTGGCCGAGCCGCTGGTCGCCGAGGACCTGCCGGACGGCGTGCCCGACGCCCTCAACGACGACACCAAGCCCCGCAAGCTGCGCCCCGGCGACTCGCTGCTGGTCGACACCAAGGCCGGCTACGCGTTCGAGCGCATCCCGAAGGCCGAGGTCGAAGACCTGGTGCTCGAAGAGGTGCCCGACGTCACCTACCAGGACATCGGCGGCCTGACCCGCCAGATCGAGCAGATCCGCGACGCCGTCGAGCTGCCGTTCCTGCACAAGGACCTCTACCGGGAGTACGCGCTGCGCCCACCCAAGGGCGTGCTGCTCTACGGCCCGCCCGGCTGCGGGAAGACGCTGATCGCCAAGGCGGTGGCCAACTCGCTGGCCAAGAAGATGGCCGAGGTGCGCGGCGACGACGCGCGCGAGGCCAAGTCCTACTTCCTCAACATCAAGGGCCCCGAGCTGCTGAACAAGTTCGTCGGCGAGACCGAACGCCACATCCGGCTGATCTTCCAGCGCGCCCGCGAGAAGGCGTCCGAGGGAACGCCGGTGATCGTGTTCTTCGACGAGATGGACTCGATCTTCCGCACCCGCGGCACCGGGGTGTCCTCCGACGTCGAGACGACCGTGGTGCCACAGCTGCTGTCCGAGATCGACGGGGTGGAGGGACTCGAAAACGTCATCGTGATCGGCGCCTCCAACCGCGAGGACATGATCGACCCGGCGATCCTGCGGCCCGGGCGCCTCGACGTGAAGATCAAGATCGAGCGGCCCGATGCCGAAGCGGCGCAAGACATCTTCAGCAAGTACCTGACCGAGGCCCTGCCGGTGCACGCCGACGACCTCGCCGAGTTCGACGG
It includes:
- a CDS encoding DEAD/DEAH box helicase; amino-acid sequence: MLEDTTFAHLGVSPSLVDALAARGVYRPFPIQVETLPDTLGGRDVLGRGKTGSGKTLAFSIPLVGRLDPGDRRPGRPTGLVLAPTRELATQIAATIEPLATVRGLRVATIFGGVSQSKQVTALKSGIDIVVACPGRLEDLMKQGLINLGAVQVTVIDEADHLADLGFLPSVTRILAASPATGQRMLFSATLDAAVDTLVKRFLTRPVTRSVAETTSSAPVMKHHLFYVDGPQAKKELVHRLAAGSSRRILFLRTKHQARKLTRQLTQSGIASVELHGNLSQTARDRNLAAFAAGHARVLVATDIAARGVHVDNIELVVHVDPPVEHKAYLHRSGRTARAGASGDVVTIVLPEQRRETESMMRRAAIRTVPRQVTAASPVIHALAGQAAPRAAVPAVVRRPEPTAVASNGPSVARTRRRRSRRPATSVR
- a CDS encoding RecB family exonuclease produces the protein MTDQPQDRARAASRPALSPSRAASRPALSPSRAASRPALSPSRAADFKQCPLLYRFRAIDRLPEAPSAAQLRGSVVHAALEQLYGLPAALRDPDTARSLVESAWDRVIAAEPDLAGDIDPERRTQLLEEARALLSGYYRLEDPTRFDPQSCEEGVEVELADGTLLRGFIDRIDVAATGELRVVDYKTGKAPPAARVLAEFKAMFQMKFYAVALLRSRGVLPTRLRIIYLADGQVLDYSPDHDELLRFEKTLMAIWRAIQSAAPTGDFRPSPSRLCEWCPHRQRCPEFGGTPPPYPGWPDHAAPAADSHPTEPAA
- the trmI gene encoding tRNA (adenine(58)-N(1))-methyltransferase TrmI; the encoded protein is MSATGPFTVGERVQLTDAKGRHYTMSLTPGAEFHTHRGSIAHDAVIGLESGSVVKSSNGALFLVLRPLLVDYVMSMPRGPQVIYPKDAAQIVHEGDIFPGARVLEAGAGSGALTCSLLRAVGPGGRVVSYEQRADHAEHARRNVANFFDGPPDNWQLIVGDLADSDLPDGSFDRAVLDMLAPWEVLDTAARLLVAGGVLMIYVATVTQLSRVVEALRARQCWTEPRAWETLQRGWNVVGLAVRPQHSMRGHTAFLIFTRRLAPGVVAPAPLGRKREGRDG
- a CDS encoding DUF503 domain-containing protein — encoded protein: MWIGWLEFDVLLGDVRSLKQKRSVIRPVVAELRRKFSVSAAETGSQDLFRRAGIGVAMVSGDHGHTVDVLDAAERLVAAHPEFELLSVRRGLRRADDWSG
- the arc gene encoding proteasome ATPase encodes the protein MGDSERSEAFGDASETGMSSGDAAELEQLRREAAVLREQLEQAVGSHGVTRSARDVHQLEARIDSLAARNSKLMETLKEARQQLLALREEVDRLGQPPSGYGVLLSAHDDDTVDVFTSGRKMRLTCSPNIDVALLRKGQTVRLNEALTVVEAGTYESVGEISTLREVLGDGHRALVVGHADEERIVWLAEPLVAEDLPDGVPDALNDDTKPRKLRPGDSLLVDTKAGYAFERIPKAEVEDLVLEEVPDVTYQDIGGLTRQIEQIRDAVELPFLHKDLYREYALRPPKGVLLYGPPGCGKTLIAKAVANSLAKKMAEVRGDDAREAKSYFLNIKGPELLNKFVGETERHIRLIFQRAREKASEGTPVIVFFDEMDSIFRTRGTGVSSDVETTVVPQLLSEIDGVEGLENVIVIGASNREDMIDPAILRPGRLDVKIKIERPDAEAAQDIFSKYLTEALPVHADDLAEFDGDRPACIKAMIEKVVDRMYAEIDDNRFLEVTYANGDKEVMYFKDFNSGAMIQNVVDRAKKNAIKSVLETGQPGLRIQHLLDSIVDEFAENEDLPNTTNPDDWARISGKKGERIVYIRTLVTGKSSSASRAIDTESNLGQYL